The Micromonospora sp. NBC_01740 genome includes a window with the following:
- the rpsL gene encoding 30S ribosomal protein S12, giving the protein MPTIQQLVRKGRQAKTSKTKTPALKGSPQRRGVCTRVYTTTPKKPNSALRKVARVKLSSQIEVTAYIPGVGHNLQEHSIVLVRGGRVKDLPGVRYKIVRGSLDTQGVRNRKQARSRYGAKKEKS; this is encoded by the coding sequence GTGCCCACGATCCAGCAGCTGGTCCGAAAGGGCCGCCAGGCTAAGACGAGTAAGACCAAGACCCCGGCGCTGAAGGGTTCCCCTCAGCGGCGCGGCGTGTGCACCCGCGTGTACACCACCACCCCGAAGAAGCCGAACTCGGCGCTGCGCAAGGTCGCTCGTGTCAAGCTCAGCAGCCAGATCGAGGTGACCGCCTACATCCCGGGCGTCGGCCACAACCTGCAGGAGCACTCGATCGTGCTCGTCCGCGGCGGCCGGGTGAAGGACCTCCCCGGCGTGCGTTACAAGATCGTCCGCGGTTCGCTGGACACCCAGGGTGTCCGCAACCGCAAGCAGGCGCGCAGCCGTTACGGCGCGAAGAAGGAGAAGAGCTGA
- a CDS encoding DNA-directed RNA polymerase subunit beta', with the protein MLDVNFFDELRIGLATADDIRQWSHGEVKKPETINYRTLKPEKDGLFCEKIFGPQRDWECYCGKYKRVRFKGIICERCGVEVTRSKVRRERMGHIELAAPVTHIWYFKGVPSRLGYLLDLAPKDLEKIIYFASYVVTSVDAESRHRDLSTIENEILAEKRQAENSRDSEIEKRATKLEADLAELEAEGAKADVRRKVKEGGEREMRQIRDRAQREIDRLDEVLDTFRKLEPKQLVTDELLYRELRDRFGEYFTGGMGAEAIKALVQNMDLDAEAENLRETIRSGKGQRKIRALKRLKVVAAFLNTRNSPLGMVLDCVPVIPPDLRPMVQLDGGRFATSDLNDLYRRVINRNNRLKRLIDLGAPEIIVNNEKRMLQEAVDALFDNGRRGRPVTGPGNRPLKSLSDMLKGKQGRFRQNLLGKRVDYSGRSVIVVGPKLKLHQCGLPKQMALELFKPFVMKRLVDLNHAQNIKSAKRMVERQRPVVWDVLEEVIGEHPVLLNRAPTLHRLGIQAFEPQLVEGKAIQIHPLVCTAFNADFDGDQMAVHVPLSAEAQAEARILMLSSNNILKPADGKPVTMPTQDMVIGLYHLTHLTAGEKGEGRAFSSDAEARMAYDNGELHLQAPVKIRLRGVVGVDNGAGAEAWTAPEGWAEGEPLTVETTLGRVLFNETLPQGYRFVNYEIRKGQLSAIVNDLAERFPKVALAATLDGLKEAGFHWATWSGVTIGMEDVIAPPRKREILERYEKEADQIDKQYQRGLMTPEERRGELIQIWTKATNEVAKEMDTALPQENPLWKMINSGARGNLLQLRQIAAIRGLVANPKGEIIPRPIKASYREGLSVLEYFISTHGARKGLADTALRTADSGYLTRRLVDVSQDVIIREEDCGTDRAIPMQIGERIDGKLVVHEHAETSVHARTLADDIKGPDGVVVAERGQDINSILVDKIVAAGTETVRVRSVLTCESKLGVCGACYGRSLPTGKTVDVGEAVGIIAAQSIGEPGTQLTMRTFHTGGVAGEDITQGLPRVQEIFEARVPKGKAPIADTPGRIRIEDGERSRKIIVVPDDGSDEIVYDKISKRVRLRTHDGGHVAVGEKLTEGTIDPHELLRIMGPRAVQVHLTSEVQEVYRSQGVLIHDKHIEIIIRQMLKRVTVIDSGSTEFLPGVLVDRALFESENRRLVSEGGEPAAGRPVLMGITKASLATDSWLSAASFQETTRVLTDAAINSRSDSLVGLKENVIIGKLIPAGTGISKYRNVRVEPTEEAKAKVYSMTGYPETDYGFGPASGQAVPLDDFDFGSYR; encoded by the coding sequence GTGCTCGACGTCAACTTCTTCGACGAGCTGCGCATCGGCCTCGCCACCGCTGACGACATCCGTCAGTGGTCGCACGGTGAGGTCAAGAAGCCTGAGACGATCAACTACCGCACCCTGAAGCCGGAAAAGGACGGGCTCTTCTGCGAGAAGATCTTCGGTCCGCAGCGGGACTGGGAGTGCTACTGCGGTAAGTACAAGCGGGTCCGGTTCAAGGGCATCATCTGTGAGCGCTGCGGCGTCGAGGTGACCCGGTCGAAGGTCCGCCGCGAGCGGATGGGGCACATCGAGCTCGCCGCGCCGGTGACCCACATCTGGTACTTCAAGGGCGTGCCGAGCCGGCTGGGCTACCTGCTGGACCTCGCCCCCAAGGACCTCGAAAAGATCATCTACTTCGCCTCGTACGTCGTGACGAGCGTGGACGCCGAGTCGCGTCACCGTGACCTCTCGACGATCGAGAACGAGATCCTGGCCGAGAAGCGGCAGGCCGAGAACAGCCGCGACTCGGAGATCGAGAAGCGGGCCACCAAGCTCGAGGCCGACCTGGCCGAGCTGGAGGCCGAGGGTGCCAAGGCGGACGTCCGGCGCAAGGTCAAGGAGGGCGGAGAGCGCGAGATGCGCCAGATCCGCGACCGGGCCCAGCGCGAGATCGACCGCCTGGACGAGGTGCTGGACACCTTCCGCAAGCTGGAGCCGAAGCAGCTCGTCACCGACGAACTGCTCTACCGCGAGCTGCGGGACCGGTTCGGCGAGTACTTCACCGGCGGCATGGGCGCCGAGGCCATCAAGGCGCTGGTCCAGAACATGGACCTCGACGCCGAGGCCGAGAACCTGCGCGAGACCATCCGCTCCGGCAAGGGCCAGCGGAAGATCCGGGCGCTCAAGCGGCTCAAGGTCGTCGCGGCGTTCCTGAACACCCGCAACTCGCCGCTCGGCATGGTGCTCGACTGCGTGCCGGTCATCCCGCCGGACCTGCGCCCGATGGTGCAGCTCGACGGTGGCCGCTTCGCGACCTCCGACCTGAACGACCTGTACCGCCGCGTGATCAACCGGAACAACCGCCTCAAGCGGCTGATCGACCTCGGCGCGCCCGAGATCATCGTCAACAACGAGAAGCGGATGCTCCAGGAGGCCGTCGACGCGCTGTTCGACAACGGCCGCCGCGGCCGGCCGGTCACCGGGCCGGGCAACCGCCCGCTGAAGTCGCTCTCCGACATGCTCAAGGGCAAGCAGGGCCGATTCCGGCAGAACCTGCTGGGCAAGCGCGTCGACTACTCCGGCCGTTCGGTCATCGTCGTCGGCCCGAAGCTGAAGCTGCACCAGTGCGGCCTGCCCAAGCAGATGGCGCTGGAGCTGTTCAAGCCGTTCGTGATGAAGCGGCTGGTCGACCTCAACCACGCGCAGAACATCAAGTCCGCCAAGCGGATGGTCGAGCGGCAGCGCCCGGTCGTGTGGGACGTGCTCGAAGAGGTCATCGGCGAGCACCCGGTCCTGCTGAACCGGGCGCCGACCCTGCACCGCCTGGGCATCCAGGCCTTCGAGCCGCAGCTCGTCGAGGGCAAGGCCATCCAGATCCACCCGCTGGTCTGCACCGCGTTCAACGCCGACTTCGACGGTGACCAGATGGCGGTGCACGTGCCGCTGTCCGCCGAGGCCCAGGCCGAGGCGCGGATCCTGATGCTGTCGTCGAACAACATCCTCAAGCCGGCCGACGGCAAGCCCGTCACCATGCCCACCCAGGACATGGTCATCGGCCTCTACCACCTCACCCACCTCACGGCGGGCGAGAAGGGCGAGGGCCGGGCGTTCAGCTCGGACGCCGAGGCGCGGATGGCGTACGACAACGGCGAGCTGCACCTGCAGGCCCCGGTGAAGATCCGCCTGCGTGGCGTGGTCGGGGTCGACAACGGCGCCGGCGCTGAGGCGTGGACCGCCCCGGAGGGCTGGGCCGAGGGCGAGCCGCTGACCGTCGAGACGACCCTCGGTCGGGTGCTGTTCAACGAGACGCTGCCGCAGGGCTACCGCTTCGTGAACTACGAGATCCGCAAGGGTCAGCTCTCCGCGATCGTCAACGACCTCGCCGAGCGCTTCCCCAAGGTGGCGCTGGCCGCCACCCTGGACGGGCTCAAGGAGGCCGGCTTCCACTGGGCCACCTGGTCCGGCGTGACGATCGGCATGGAGGACGTCATCGCCCCGCCGCGCAAGCGGGAGATCCTGGAGCGGTACGAGAAGGAAGCCGACCAGATCGACAAGCAGTACCAGCGCGGTCTGATGACCCCGGAGGAGCGTCGCGGCGAGCTCATCCAGATCTGGACCAAGGCGACCAACGAGGTTGCCAAGGAGATGGACACCGCTCTGCCGCAGGAGAACCCGCTGTGGAAGATGATCAACTCGGGTGCTCGCGGTAACCTCCTCCAGCTCCGGCAGATCGCGGCGATCCGTGGTCTGGTGGCCAACCCGAAGGGCGAGATCATCCCGCGGCCGATCAAGGCCAGCTACCGGGAGGGTCTGTCCGTGCTGGAGTACTTCATCTCCACGCACGGTGCCCGTAAGGGTCTCGCGGACACCGCCCTGCGTACCGCCGACTCGGGTTACCTGACCCGTCGTCTGGTGGACGTCTCGCAGGACGTCATCATCCGCGAGGAGGACTGCGGCACCGACCGCGCCATCCCGATGCAGATCGGCGAGCGGATCGACGGCAAGCTGGTCGTGCACGAGCACGCCGAGACCAGCGTGCACGCCCGGACGCTGGCCGACGACATCAAGGGGCCGGACGGCGTCGTCGTCGCCGAGCGGGGTCAGGACATCAACTCGATCCTGGTCGACAAGATCGTCGCCGCCGGGACGGAGACGGTCCGGGTGCGCAGCGTGCTCACCTGCGAGTCGAAGCTGGGCGTCTGCGGTGCGTGCTACGGCCGCTCGCTGCCGACCGGCAAGACCGTGGACGTCGGCGAGGCGGTCGGCATCATCGCCGCCCAGTCGATTGGTGAGCCCGGTACGCAGCTGACGATGCGTACCTTCCACACCGGTGGCGTCGCGGGTGAGGACATCACCCAGGGTCTGCCCCGTGTCCAGGAGATCTTCGAGGCCCGGGTCCCGAAGGGCAAGGCGCCCATCGCCGACACCCCGGGTCGGATCCGGATCGAGGACGGCGAGCGCTCGCGGAAGATCATCGTGGTGCCGGACGACGGCAGCGACGAGATCGTCTACGACAAGATCTCCAAGCGGGTCCGGCTGCGGACCCACGACGGCGGTCACGTCGCGGTCGGCGAGAAGCTGACCGAGGGCACCATCGACCCGCACGAGCTTCTGCGGATCATGGGTCCGCGTGCGGTTCAGGTCCACCTGACCAGTGAGGTCCAGGAGGTCTACCGCTCGCAGGGTGTGCTCATCCACGACAAGCACATCGAGATCATCATCCGCCAGATGCTCAAGCGGGTGACGGTCATCGACTCCGGCTCGACCGAGTTCCTGCCGGGCGTGCTGGTCGACCGGGCGCTGTTCGAGTCGGAGAACCGCCGACTCGTCTCCGAGGGCGGCGAGCCCGCCGCCGGCCGCCCGGTGCTGATGGGTATCACCAAGGCCTCGCTGGCCACCGACTCCTGGCTCTCGGCGGCCTCCTTCCAGGAGACCACCCGGGTGCTGACCGACGCGGCGATCAACTCGCGCAGCGACTCGCTCGTCGGCCTCAAGGAGAACGTGATCATCGGTAAGCTCATCCCGGCCGGTACGGGCATCAGCAAGTACCGCAACGTCCGGGTCGAGCCGACCGAGGAGGCGAAGGCCAAGGTCTACTCGATGACCGGCTACCCGGAGACCGACTACGGCTTCGGGCCGGCCAGCGGCCAGGCGGTTCCGCTGGACGACTTCGACTTCGGGTCGTACCGCTAA
- the rplD gene encoding 50S ribosomal protein L4: MTTVDVLTVEGSKSGSVELPADIFDVQANVALMHQVVVAQLAAARQGTHKVKTRGEVAGGGKKPYKQKGTGRARQGSIRAPQFAGGGVVHGPVPRDYSQRTPKKMKAAALRGALSDRARAGQVHVVEAFVSGEKPSTKAALATLTKLTEARRVLVVLSSTDELNWVSLRNEPRVHLIEAGQLNTYDVLVADDVVFTKDALDEFLGVPAETTEEGGK, translated from the coding sequence GTGACCACCGTTGACGTCCTCACCGTCGAAGGCTCCAAGAGCGGCTCCGTCGAGCTGCCCGCCGACATCTTCGACGTCCAGGCCAACGTCGCGCTGATGCACCAGGTCGTGGTGGCCCAGCTCGCGGCGGCCCGGCAGGGCACGCACAAGGTCAAGACCCGCGGCGAGGTCGCCGGTGGCGGCAAGAAGCCGTACAAGCAGAAGGGCACCGGTCGCGCCCGGCAGGGCTCGATCCGCGCGCCGCAGTTCGCCGGCGGTGGCGTCGTGCACGGCCCCGTGCCGCGCGACTACAGCCAGCGGACCCCGAAGAAGATGAAGGCCGCCGCCCTGCGTGGCGCCCTCTCCGACCGGGCCCGCGCCGGGCAGGTGCACGTCGTCGAGGCGTTCGTCTCGGGTGAGAAGCCGTCGACCAAGGCCGCCCTGGCCACGCTGACCAAGCTGACCGAGGCCCGTCGGGTCCTGGTCGTGCTGAGCAGCACCGACGAGCTGAACTGGGTGTCGCTGCGCAACGAGCCGCGGGTGCACCTGATCGAGGCCGGCCAGCTCAACACGTACGACGTGCTGGTGGCCGACGACGTGGTCTTCACCAAGGACGCCCTGGACGAGTTCCTGGGTGTTCCCGCCGAGACCACCGAGGAGGGTGGCAAGTGA
- the tuf gene encoding elongation factor Tu, translated as MAKAKFERTKPHVNIGTIGHIDHGKTTLTAAITKVLHDQYPDLNPYTPFDEIDKAPEEKARGITISIAHVEYQTEARHYAHVDCPGHADYIKNMITGAAQMDGAILVVAATDGPMPQTREHVLLARQVGVPYIVVALNKSDMVDDEELLELVELEVRELLSNQEYPGDDLPVVRVSALKALEGDPEWTGKLLDLMTAVDTAIPQPERETEKPFLMPIEDVFTITGRGTVVTGRAERGVLKPNEEVEIVGIREKSMKTTCTGIEMFRKLLDEARAGENVGLLLRGIKREDVERGMVVIKPGTTTPHTEFEATVYILSKEEGGRHTPFFQNYRPQFYFRTTDVTGVVTLPEGTEMVMPGDNTTMTVKLIQPIAMEENLKFAIREGGRTVGAGFVTKIIK; from the coding sequence GTGGCGAAGGCGAAGTTCGAGCGGACTAAGCCGCACGTCAACATCGGCACCATTGGTCACATCGACCACGGTAAGACGACGCTGACGGCGGCCATCACCAAGGTCCTGCACGACCAGTACCCGGACCTGAACCCGTACACGCCGTTCGACGAGATCGACAAGGCGCCGGAGGAGAAGGCCCGCGGCATCACGATCTCCATCGCGCACGTCGAGTACCAGACCGAGGCGCGGCACTACGCGCACGTCGACTGCCCCGGTCACGCCGACTACATCAAGAACATGATCACCGGTGCCGCCCAGATGGACGGCGCGATCCTGGTGGTCGCGGCGACCGACGGCCCGATGCCGCAGACCCGCGAGCACGTGCTGCTGGCCCGCCAGGTCGGCGTGCCGTACATCGTCGTGGCGCTCAACAAGAGCGACATGGTCGACGACGAGGAGCTCCTGGAGCTCGTCGAGCTCGAGGTCCGTGAGCTGCTGTCGAACCAGGAGTACCCGGGCGACGACCTGCCGGTCGTGCGGGTCTCGGCGCTGAAGGCCCTCGAGGGTGACCCCGAGTGGACCGGCAAGCTGCTGGACCTGATGACCGCGGTCGACACCGCGATCCCGCAGCCGGAGCGCGAGACCGAGAAGCCGTTCCTCATGCCCATCGAGGACGTCTTCACGATCACCGGTCGTGGCACGGTCGTCACCGGCCGCGCCGAGCGTGGCGTGCTCAAGCCGAACGAGGAGGTGGAGATCGTCGGCATCCGCGAGAAGTCGATGAAGACCACCTGCACCGGCATCGAGATGTTCCGCAAGCTGCTCGACGAGGCCCGCGCGGGCGAGAACGTCGGTCTGCTGCTGCGTGGCATCAAGCGCGAGGACGTCGAGCGCGGCATGGTCGTCATCAAGCCGGGCACCACGACCCCGCACACGGAGTTCGAGGCGACGGTCTACATCCTCTCCAAGGAGGAGGGTGGCCGCCACACCCCGTTCTTCCAGAACTACCGTCCGCAGTTCTACTTCCGGACCACGGACGTCACCGGTGTCGTCACCCTCCCCGAGGGCACCGAGATGGTCATGCCGGGTGACAACACCACCATGACGGTGAAGCTGATCCAGCCCATCGCCATGGAGGAGAACCTCAAGTTCGCGATCCGCGAGGGTGGCCGCACCGTCGGCGCCGGGTTCGTCACCAAGATCATCAAGTGA
- the rplC gene encoding 50S ribosomal protein L3 has translation MDRQVKGILGAKLGMTQVWDNNRVVPVTVVEAGPCVISQVRSAEKDGYSAVQLAYGTIDPRKVKKPISGHYAKADVAPRRHIVELRTADAADYSLGQEITVEEFPVGVSIDVTGKTKGKGYAGPMKRHGFHGLRASHGVERKHRSPGSIGACATPGRVFKGTRMAGRMGGVRYTVQNLTVQAVDTENNLLLVRGAIPGPKGALVLVRTAAKTKAKKGGAAK, from the coding sequence ATGGACAGGCAAGTCAAGGGGATCCTGGGCGCCAAGCTCGGCATGACCCAGGTCTGGGACAACAACCGTGTTGTCCCGGTGACCGTGGTCGAGGCCGGCCCGTGCGTCATCAGCCAGGTTCGTAGCGCCGAGAAGGACGGTTACTCCGCGGTCCAGCTCGCGTACGGCACGATCGACCCGCGCAAGGTCAAGAAGCCGATCAGCGGGCACTACGCGAAGGCCGACGTCGCGCCGCGCCGGCACATCGTCGAGCTGCGCACCGCCGACGCGGCGGACTACTCGCTCGGCCAGGAGATCACGGTCGAGGAGTTCCCGGTCGGCGTCTCCATCGACGTGACCGGCAAGACCAAGGGCAAGGGCTACGCCGGCCCGATGAAGCGGCACGGCTTCCACGGTCTGCGCGCCAGCCACGGTGTCGAGCGCAAGCACCGCTCGCCGGGCTCCATCGGCGCCTGCGCCACCCCGGGTCGTGTCTTCAAGGGCACCCGGATGGCCGGCCGCATGGGTGGCGTGCGCTACACCGTGCAGAACCTGACCGTCCAGGCGGTCGACACCGAGAACAACCTCCTGCTCGTCCGTGGCGCCATTCCCGGCCCCAAGGGCGCGCTGGTCCTGGTCCGTACCGCGGCCAAGACCAAGGCGAAGAAGGGCGGTGCGGCCAAGTGA
- the rpsJ gene encoding 30S ribosomal protein S10, with protein sequence MAGQKIRIRLKAYDHEVVDSSARKIVETVTRTGAQVAGPVPLPTEINRFCVIRSPHKYKDSREHFEMRTHKRLIDIIDPTPKTVDSLMRLDLPAGVDIEIKL encoded by the coding sequence ATGGCGGGACAGAAGATCCGCATCCGGCTCAAGGCCTATGACCACGAGGTCGTCGACTCCTCGGCTCGGAAGATCGTCGAGACGGTGACGCGTACCGGGGCGCAGGTCGCGGGCCCGGTGCCGCTGCCCACGGAGATCAACCGTTTCTGCGTTATCCGCTCGCCGCACAAGTACAAGGACTCGCGCGAGCACTTCGAGATGCGCACGCACAAGCGGCTGATCGACATCATCGACCCGACCCCGAAGACGGTCGACTCGCTCATGCGCCTCGACCTGCCGGCTGGCGTCGACATCGAGATCAAGCTGTAG
- the fusA gene encoding elongation factor G has translation MAAADALANVRNIGIMAHIDAGKTTTTERILFYTGITYKIGEVHEGGAVMDWMEQEQERGITITSAATKCEWKGHTIQIIDTPGHVDFTVEVERSLRVLDGAVAVYDGVAGVEPQTENVWRQADKYNVPRMCFVNKLDRTGADFFRCVQMMIDRLNATPLVLQIPIGAESDFIGVVDLVEMRALTWRGETQKGEDYAIEEIPADLADSAAEWREKLVETLADVDDAVMEKYLEGEEISVEEMKDAIRRATIAGKANPVLTGTAFKNKGIQPMLDAVIAYLPSPLDIPAIEGTATDGETPLQRKPSKSEPFSGLAFKIQTDKHLGKLTYVRIYSGTLESGSQVVNSTKDRKERIGKIYQMHANKREERSSAQAGDIIAVQGLKQTTTGDTLCDPANPVILESMTFPEPVIEVAIEPKTKADQEKLSTAIQRLAEEDPTFRVKLDDQTGQTVISGMGELHLDILVDRMRREFNVEANIGKPQVAYRETIRRKVDKVEYTHKKQTGGSGQYARVIISLEPLPLGNDAPTYEFANAVTGGRIPREFIPSVDAGAQDAMQYGILAGFPLVGVKLTLLDGQYHEVDSSEMAFKIAGSMVMKEAARKADPALLEPMMAVEVTTPEENMGDVIGDLNSRRGIIQAMEERSGARVVKALVPLSEMFGYVGDLRSKTQGRASYSMQFDSYAEVPSSVAKEIIAKATGE, from the coding sequence GTGGCCGCCGCAGACGCGCTCGCCAACGTACGCAACATCGGCATCATGGCCCACATCGATGCCGGTAAGACCACCACCACCGAGCGGATCCTGTTCTACACCGGCATCACGTACAAGATCGGTGAGGTCCACGAGGGCGGTGCCGTCATGGACTGGATGGAGCAGGAGCAGGAGCGTGGTATCACCATCACCTCCGCTGCTACCAAGTGTGAGTGGAAGGGCCACACGATCCAGATCATCGACACGCCCGGCCACGTCGACTTCACGGTCGAGGTCGAGCGGTCGCTGCGGGTGCTGGACGGCGCGGTCGCGGTCTACGACGGTGTCGCCGGCGTGGAGCCGCAGACGGAGAACGTCTGGCGGCAGGCGGACAAGTACAACGTCCCCCGGATGTGCTTCGTCAACAAGCTCGACCGGACCGGTGCCGACTTCTTCCGCTGCGTGCAGATGATGATCGACCGGCTCAACGCCACCCCGCTGGTCCTCCAGATCCCGATCGGCGCCGAGTCCGACTTCATCGGCGTGGTCGACCTGGTCGAGATGCGGGCCCTCACCTGGCGCGGCGAGACGCAGAAGGGTGAGGACTACGCGATCGAGGAGATCCCGGCCGACCTCGCCGACTCCGCCGCGGAGTGGCGCGAGAAGCTGGTGGAGACCCTGGCCGACGTCGACGACGCGGTGATGGAGAAGTACCTGGAGGGCGAGGAGATCTCCGTCGAGGAGATGAAGGACGCCATCCGTCGGGCCACCATCGCCGGCAAGGCCAACCCGGTCCTCACCGGCACCGCCTTCAAGAACAAGGGCATCCAGCCGATGCTGGACGCGGTCATCGCGTACCTGCCGTCGCCGCTGGACATCCCCGCGATCGAGGGTACGGCCACCGACGGCGAGACCCCGCTGCAGCGGAAGCCGTCGAAGTCGGAGCCCTTCTCGGGCCTCGCCTTCAAGATCCAGACGGACAAGCACCTCGGCAAGCTCACCTACGTGCGGATCTACTCCGGCACGCTCGAGTCCGGCTCCCAGGTGGTCAACTCCACCAAGGACCGCAAGGAGCGGATCGGCAAGATCTACCAGATGCACGCCAACAAGCGGGAAGAGCGCAGCTCGGCTCAGGCTGGCGACATCATCGCGGTGCAGGGTCTCAAGCAGACCACCACCGGTGACACCCTGTGCGACCCGGCGAACCCGGTCATCCTGGAGTCGATGACCTTCCCGGAGCCGGTCATCGAGGTCGCCATCGAGCCGAAGACCAAGGCCGACCAGGAGAAGCTCAGCACCGCCATCCAGCGGCTGGCCGAGGAGGACCCGACCTTCCGCGTCAAGCTGGACGACCAGACCGGTCAGACGGTCATCTCCGGCATGGGCGAGCTGCACCTGGACATCCTGGTCGACCGGATGCGCCGCGAGTTCAACGTCGAGGCCAACATCGGTAAGCCGCAGGTGGCGTACCGCGAGACCATCCGCCGCAAGGTGGACAAGGTCGAGTACACCCACAAGAAGCAGACCGGTGGTTCCGGCCAGTACGCCCGGGTGATCATCAGCCTGGAGCCGCTGCCGCTCGGCAACGACGCCCCGACCTACGAGTTCGCCAACGCCGTCACCGGTGGCCGCATCCCCCGGGAGTTCATCCCGTCGGTGGACGCGGGCGCGCAGGACGCCATGCAGTACGGCATCCTCGCCGGCTTCCCGCTGGTGGGTGTCAAGCTCACCCTGCTGGACGGCCAGTACCACGAGGTCGACTCGTCGGAAATGGCATTCAAGATCGCCGGCTCGATGGTGATGAAGGAGGCGGCCCGCAAGGCCGACCCCGCGCTCCTCGAGCCGATGATGGCCGTTGAGGTCACCACTCCTGAGGAGAACATGGGTGACGTCATCGGCGACCTCAACTCCCGCCGCGGCATCATCCAGGCGATGGAGGAGCGCAGCGGCGCCCGCGTCGTCAAGGCTCTGGTGCCGTTGTCGGAGATGTTCGGCTACGTCGGCGACCTGCGGTCGAAGACCCAGGGCCGGGCTAGCTACAGCATGCAGTTCGACTCCTACGCCGAGGTTCCGTCCTCGGTCGCGAAGGAGATCATCGCCAAGGCGACGGGTGAGTGA
- the rpsG gene encoding 30S ribosomal protein S7: MPRKGPAPRKPLVADPVYNSPLVTQLVNKILLRGKRQLAERIVYAALEGCREKSGTDPVVTLKRAMDNVKPTLEVRSRRVGGATYQVPVEVRPARATTLGLRWLVTYSRARREKTMIERLMNELLDASNGLGAAVKRREDTHKMAESNKAFAHYRW, from the coding sequence ATGCCGCGTAAGGGACCCGCTCCGCGGAAGCCGCTGGTCGCTGACCCGGTGTACAACTCGCCGCTGGTCACCCAGTTGGTGAACAAGATCCTCCTGCGCGGTAAGCGTCAGCTCGCCGAGCGCATCGTCTACGCCGCCCTCGAGGGCTGCCGTGAGAAGTCCGGCACCGACCCGGTCGTCACCCTCAAGCGGGCGATGGACAACGTCAAGCCGACTCTCGAGGTGCGTAGCCGCCGCGTCGGTGGCGCCACCTACCAGGTCCCGGTCGAGGTCCGCCCCGCCCGGGCGACCACCCTGGGCCTGCGCTGGCTGGTCACCTACTCCCGCGCCCGTCGTGAGAAGACCATGATCGAGCGGCTGATGAACGAGCTGCTGGACGCGAGCAACGGCCTCGGTGCCGCCGTCAAGCGGCGCGAGGACACGCACAAGATGGCCGAGTCCAACAAGGCCTTCGCGCACTACCGCTGGTAA